A genomic window from Populus nigra chromosome 7, ddPopNigr1.1, whole genome shotgun sequence includes:
- the LOC133698642 gene encoding starch synthase 3, chloroplastic/amyloplastic isoform X1: MEVALLVQSPLSCSGRGVFSERNGLKFKPFLVGSFPHVRSGQLSSLNSWRKEFPASGVSFRIAATADFSKRRQRKMSNARSRGSSPKGFTPKTPVGTSTQKRDLENNGEKEGSITPKSSEIAEANKQTLETQVDEDEELAIEHSGEKKVDEEKIGEEVSLMSKKVAVANGNQVVKNGSISRVGKDVTLSEDKIALEGSQNDDLKNDGIVKERSISIDARKTEDDSLQIKLKLEMEEKLRKKETDRLAEEKLRKQEIERLAEENFSKGNKLFVYPQMVKPDEDIEVFLNRSLSTLSDEPDILIMGAFNDWRWKSFTFRLSKTHLNGDWWSCQVHVPKEAYKMDFVFFNGQDVYDNNDRKDFYILVEGGMDAFAFDDFLLEEKRRELEKLAKEQAVKERLAEEQRRREAEKAASEADRAQARAEIEKRRRTLQELMKKAARSFNNVCHVEPSEFKGKDTIKLYYNKSSGPLAHANDLWVHGGHNNWKDGLSIVERLVSSDKKDGDWWYANVVVPDRAFVLDWVFADGPPQSATVYDNNHRQDFHAIVPNGIPEELYWVEEEHQIYRKLQEKRRLREDAIRAKAEKTARIKAETKEQTLKRFLLSQKHIVYTEPLDVQAGSTVTVFYNPANTILNGKPEVWFRGSFNRWTHRKGPLPPQKMLPADNGSHVKATVKVPLDAYMMDFVFSEKEDGGIFDNREGMDYHIPVSGGIAKEPPMHIVHIAVEMAPIAKVGGLGDVVTSLSRAVQDLNHSVDIILPKYDCMKISHVKDLHYQRSYSWGGTEIKVWFGKVEGLSVYFLEPQNGMFWAGCVYGCKNDGERFGFFCHAALEFLQQSGFHPDIIHCHDWSSAPVAWLFKDHYMHYGLSKSRVVFTIHNLEFGANNIGKAMAYSDKATTVSPTYSREISGNPLIASHLHKFHGILNGIDPDIWDPYNDTYIPVPYTSENVVEGKRAAKEALQQRLGLKKADLPLVGIITRLTHQKGIHLIKHAIWRTLERGGQVVLLGSAPDPRVQNDFVNLANHLHSSHHDRARLCLTYDEPLSHLIYAGADFILVPSIFEPCGLTQLTAMRYGSIAVVRKTGGLFDTVFDVDHDKERAKAQGLEPNGFNFDGADPAGVDYALNRAISAWYDGRDWFNSMCKKVMEQDWSWNKPALDYLELYHSARK, from the exons ATGGAAGTGGCTTTGCTAGTACAAAGTCCATTGAGTTGTAGTGGAAGGGGTGTTTTTAGTGAAAGAAATGGTTTAAAGTTTAAACCTTTTCTTGTTGGGTCTTTCCCTCATGTTAGAAGTGGACAACTTTCAAGT CTTAATTCATGGAGGAAGGAGTTTCCAGCAAGTGGAGTTTCATTTCGAATAGCTGCAACTGCTG ATTTTTCTAAGAGGAGACAGAGAAAAATGTCAAATGCTAGGTCTAGAGGCTCTTCTCCGAAGGGATTCACGCCGAAAACACCTGTTGGAACAAGCACCCAGAAGAGAGATTTAGAAAACAATGGAGAGAAAGAGGGTTCAATTACACCAAAATCTAGTGAGATTGCAGAGGCCAACAAGCAAACACTAGAAACACAGGTTGATGAGGATGAAGAACTGGCAATTGAACATTCTGGGGAGAAAAAAGTCGATGAAGAAAAGATAGGAGAGGAAGTATCTTTGATGAGTAAAAAGGTGGCTGTTGCTAATGGTAATCAAGTGGTCAAAAATGGAAGTATCAGTAGAGTTGGTAAGGATGTGACCCTGTCAGAGGATAAAATTGCTTTAGAGGGAAGCCAAAATGATGACTTGAAGAATGATGGTATTGTGAAAGAGAGGAGCATTTCAATTGATGCGAGAAAGACTGAAGATGATTCTctacaaataaaattgaagttggaaatggaagaaaaattgCGTAAAAAAGAAACTGATAGGCTTGCTGAAGAAAAATTGCGTAAGCAAGAAATTGAGAGGCTTGCCGAGGAAAACTTCTCTAAGGGTAACAAATTGTTTGTCTATCCGCAGATGGTGAAACCCGATGAAGACATAGAAGTGTTCCTTAATAGAAGTCTATCAACCTTGAGTGACGAACCAGATATTTTGATTATGGGAGCATTCAATGACTGGAGATGGAAATCTTTTACCTTTAGGTTGAGCAAGACCCATCTCAATGGGGATTGGTGGTCTTGCCAGGTTCATGTTCCAAAAGAAGCATATAAGATGGACTTTGTGTTCTTCAATGGGCAAGATGTCTATGACAATAATGACAGGAAGGATTTCTACATTCTTGTTGAAGGTGGAATGGATGCatttgcatttgatgatttcttGCTTGAGGAAAAACGTCGGGAACTGGAGAAACTTGCAAAGGAGCAAGCTGTGAAGGAAAGATTAGCAGAAGAGCAGAGGCGACGAGAAGCAGAGAAGGCTGCAAGTGAAGCTGATAGAGCACAGGCAAGggcagaaattgaaaaaaggagaagaacatTGCAAGAACTGATGAAAAAGGCTGCAAGGTCCTTCAATAATGTTTGCCACGTAGAACCTAGTGAGTTCAAAGGTAAGGACACGATCAAGttatattataacaaaagcTCAGGTCCTCTAGCCCATGCTAATGACCTTTGGGTTCATGGGGGGCATAATAATTGGAAGGATGGATTGTCCATTGTTGAGAGACTTGTCAGCTCTGACAAAAAGGATGGCGATTGGTGGTATGCTAATG TTGTTGTACCTGATCGAGCCTTTGTCCTGGATTGGGTCTTTGCTGATGGTCCACCTCAGAGTGCCACTGTGTATGATAACAATCATCGCCAAGATTTCCATGCTATTGTCCCAAATGGTATTCCTGAAGAATTGTATTGGGTTGAGGAAGAACACCAAATATATAGGAAACTACAGGAAAAGAGGAGGTTAAGAGAGGATGCTATACGTGCCAAG GCTGAGAAAACAGCACGTATTAAAGCTGAAACAAAGGAACAAACTTTGAAAAGGTTTCTGCTGTCACAAAAGCATATAGTTTATACTGAGCCTCTTGATGTTCAGGCTGGAAGCACCGTGACAGTTTTCTATAATCCTGCTAACACCATTCTGAATGGTAAACCTGAAGTTTGGTTCAGAGGTTCATTCAACCGTTGGACCCACCGCAAGGGTCCATTGCCACCTCAGAAAATGTTGCCTGCAGATAATGGCTCTCACGTCAAAGCCACTG TCAAGGTTCCATTGGATGCCTACATGATGGATTTTGTATTCTCTGAGAAGGAAGATGGTGGAATTTTTGACAATAGAGAAGGCATGGATTATCACATACCAGTGTCTGGAGGAATTGCAAAAGAACCACCGATGCACATTGTGCATATTGCTGTTGAAATGGCCCCAATCGCGAAG GTTGGTGGGCTTGGTGATGTTGTGACTAGTCTCTCCCGTGCAGTTCAAGATTTAAACCACAGTGTGGACATCATTCTTCCAAAGTATGACTGTATGAAGATTAGCCAT GTGAAAGATTTGCACTACCAGAGAAGCTATTCCTGGGGTGGGACTGAAATAAAAGTATGGTTTGGGAAGGTGGAAGGCCTTTCTGTCTATTTCTTGGAGCCTCAAAATGG AATGTTTTGGGCAGGTTGCGTATATGGCTGCAAGAATGATGGGGAGAGATTTGGTTTCTTTTGCCATGCAGCCCTTGAATTTTTACAACAAAGTGGATTTCATCCT GATATTATCCATTGCCATGATTGGTCTAGTGCTCCAGTTGCATGGTTGTTTAAGGACCATTATATGCATTATGGTCTTAGTAAATCCCGGGTAGTCTTCACCATTCATAATCTTGAATTTGGGGCAAACAACATTGGGAAAGCTATGGCATATTCTGACAAGGCTACAACT GTATCTCCCACATATTCAAGGGAGATTTCAGGAAATCCTTTAATTGCTTCTCATCTCCACAAGTTCcatggcatcctaaatggaaTTGACCCTGATATATGGGACCCTTATAATGATACATACATTCCT GTACCTTATACTTCCGAGAATGTTGTTGAAGGAAAAAGAGCTGCCAAGGAGGCTTTGCAACAAAGGCTTGGTTTGAAAAAGGCTGATCTTCCTCTGGTAGGAATAATTACTCGCTTGACACATCAAAAGGGAATCCATCTCATCAAGCATGCAATTTGGCGCACCTTAGAGCGCGGTGGGCAG GTTGTATTGCTTGGTTCAGCTCCAGATCCCCGTGTCCAGAATGATTTTGTGAATTTGGCCAACCACTTGCATTCTAGTCACCATGACCGTGCTCGCCTTTGTTTGACTTATGATGAGCCTCTTTCGCACTTG ATATATGCGGGTGCTGATTTCATTCTAGTCCCATCTATTTTTGAGCCTTGTGGACTGACCCAGCTTACTGCTATGAGATATGGTTCAATAGCTGTTGTTCGAAAAACTGGAG GGCTTTTCGACACTGTGTTTGATGTTGACCATGACAAAGAAAGAGCCAAAGCACAAGGTCTTGAACCAAATGGATTTAACTTTGATGGAGCTGACCCTGCTGGTGTTGATTATGCTCTAAATAG GGCAATCTCTGCCTGGTACGACGGTCGGGATTGGTTTAACTCGATGTGTAAAAAGGTGATGGAGCAAGACTGGTCTTGGAATAAGCCTGCTCTCGATTACTTGGAGCTTTACCATTCAGCACGCAAGTGA
- the LOC133698642 gene encoding starch synthase 3, chloroplastic/amyloplastic isoform X2, which yields MEVALLVQSPLSCSGRGVFSERNGLKFKPFLVGSFPHVRSGQLSSLNSWRKEFPASGVSFRIAATADFSKRRQRKMSNARSRGSSPKGFTPKTPVGTSTQKRDLENNGEKEGSITPKSSEIAEANKQTLETQVDEDEELAIEHSGEKKVDEEKIGEEVSLMSKKVAVANGNQVVKNGSISRVGKDVTLSEDKIALEGSQNDDLKNDGIVKERSISIDARKTEDDSLQIKLKLEMEEKLRKKETDRLAEEKLRKQEIERLAEENFSKGNKLFVYPQMVKPDEDIEVFLNRSLSTLSDEPDILIMGAFNDWRWKSFTFRLSKTHLNGDWWSCQVHVPKEAYKMDFVFFNGQDVYDNNDRKDFYILVEGGMDAFAFDDFLLEEKRRELEKLAKEQAVKERLAEEQRRREAEKAASEADRAQARAEIEKRRRTLQELMKKAARSFNNVCHVEPSEFKVVVPDRAFVLDWVFADGPPQSATVYDNNHRQDFHAIVPNGIPEELYWVEEEHQIYRKLQEKRRLREDAIRAKAEKTARIKAETKEQTLKRFLLSQKHIVYTEPLDVQAGSTVTVFYNPANTILNGKPEVWFRGSFNRWTHRKGPLPPQKMLPADNGSHVKATVKVPLDAYMMDFVFSEKEDGGIFDNREGMDYHIPVSGGIAKEPPMHIVHIAVEMAPIAKVGGLGDVVTSLSRAVQDLNHSVDIILPKYDCMKISHVKDLHYQRSYSWGGTEIKVWFGKVEGLSVYFLEPQNGMFWAGCVYGCKNDGERFGFFCHAALEFLQQSGFHPDIIHCHDWSSAPVAWLFKDHYMHYGLSKSRVVFTIHNLEFGANNIGKAMAYSDKATTVSPTYSREISGNPLIASHLHKFHGILNGIDPDIWDPYNDTYIPVPYTSENVVEGKRAAKEALQQRLGLKKADLPLVGIITRLTHQKGIHLIKHAIWRTLERGGQVVLLGSAPDPRVQNDFVNLANHLHSSHHDRARLCLTYDEPLSHLIYAGADFILVPSIFEPCGLTQLTAMRYGSIAVVRKTGGLFDTVFDVDHDKERAKAQGLEPNGFNFDGADPAGVDYALNRAISAWYDGRDWFNSMCKKVMEQDWSWNKPALDYLELYHSARK from the exons ATGGAAGTGGCTTTGCTAGTACAAAGTCCATTGAGTTGTAGTGGAAGGGGTGTTTTTAGTGAAAGAAATGGTTTAAAGTTTAAACCTTTTCTTGTTGGGTCTTTCCCTCATGTTAGAAGTGGACAACTTTCAAGT CTTAATTCATGGAGGAAGGAGTTTCCAGCAAGTGGAGTTTCATTTCGAATAGCTGCAACTGCTG ATTTTTCTAAGAGGAGACAGAGAAAAATGTCAAATGCTAGGTCTAGAGGCTCTTCTCCGAAGGGATTCACGCCGAAAACACCTGTTGGAACAAGCACCCAGAAGAGAGATTTAGAAAACAATGGAGAGAAAGAGGGTTCAATTACACCAAAATCTAGTGAGATTGCAGAGGCCAACAAGCAAACACTAGAAACACAGGTTGATGAGGATGAAGAACTGGCAATTGAACATTCTGGGGAGAAAAAAGTCGATGAAGAAAAGATAGGAGAGGAAGTATCTTTGATGAGTAAAAAGGTGGCTGTTGCTAATGGTAATCAAGTGGTCAAAAATGGAAGTATCAGTAGAGTTGGTAAGGATGTGACCCTGTCAGAGGATAAAATTGCTTTAGAGGGAAGCCAAAATGATGACTTGAAGAATGATGGTATTGTGAAAGAGAGGAGCATTTCAATTGATGCGAGAAAGACTGAAGATGATTCTctacaaataaaattgaagttggaaatggaagaaaaattgCGTAAAAAAGAAACTGATAGGCTTGCTGAAGAAAAATTGCGTAAGCAAGAAATTGAGAGGCTTGCCGAGGAAAACTTCTCTAAGGGTAACAAATTGTTTGTCTATCCGCAGATGGTGAAACCCGATGAAGACATAGAAGTGTTCCTTAATAGAAGTCTATCAACCTTGAGTGACGAACCAGATATTTTGATTATGGGAGCATTCAATGACTGGAGATGGAAATCTTTTACCTTTAGGTTGAGCAAGACCCATCTCAATGGGGATTGGTGGTCTTGCCAGGTTCATGTTCCAAAAGAAGCATATAAGATGGACTTTGTGTTCTTCAATGGGCAAGATGTCTATGACAATAATGACAGGAAGGATTTCTACATTCTTGTTGAAGGTGGAATGGATGCatttgcatttgatgatttcttGCTTGAGGAAAAACGTCGGGAACTGGAGAAACTTGCAAAGGAGCAAGCTGTGAAGGAAAGATTAGCAGAAGAGCAGAGGCGACGAGAAGCAGAGAAGGCTGCAAGTGAAGCTGATAGAGCACAGGCAAGggcagaaattgaaaaaaggagaagaacatTGCAAGAACTGATGAAAAAGGCTGCAAGGTCCTTCAATAATGTTTGCCACGTAGAACCTAGTGAGTTCAAAG TTGTTGTACCTGATCGAGCCTTTGTCCTGGATTGGGTCTTTGCTGATGGTCCACCTCAGAGTGCCACTGTGTATGATAACAATCATCGCCAAGATTTCCATGCTATTGTCCCAAATGGTATTCCTGAAGAATTGTATTGGGTTGAGGAAGAACACCAAATATATAGGAAACTACAGGAAAAGAGGAGGTTAAGAGAGGATGCTATACGTGCCAAG GCTGAGAAAACAGCACGTATTAAAGCTGAAACAAAGGAACAAACTTTGAAAAGGTTTCTGCTGTCACAAAAGCATATAGTTTATACTGAGCCTCTTGATGTTCAGGCTGGAAGCACCGTGACAGTTTTCTATAATCCTGCTAACACCATTCTGAATGGTAAACCTGAAGTTTGGTTCAGAGGTTCATTCAACCGTTGGACCCACCGCAAGGGTCCATTGCCACCTCAGAAAATGTTGCCTGCAGATAATGGCTCTCACGTCAAAGCCACTG TCAAGGTTCCATTGGATGCCTACATGATGGATTTTGTATTCTCTGAGAAGGAAGATGGTGGAATTTTTGACAATAGAGAAGGCATGGATTATCACATACCAGTGTCTGGAGGAATTGCAAAAGAACCACCGATGCACATTGTGCATATTGCTGTTGAAATGGCCCCAATCGCGAAG GTTGGTGGGCTTGGTGATGTTGTGACTAGTCTCTCCCGTGCAGTTCAAGATTTAAACCACAGTGTGGACATCATTCTTCCAAAGTATGACTGTATGAAGATTAGCCAT GTGAAAGATTTGCACTACCAGAGAAGCTATTCCTGGGGTGGGACTGAAATAAAAGTATGGTTTGGGAAGGTGGAAGGCCTTTCTGTCTATTTCTTGGAGCCTCAAAATGG AATGTTTTGGGCAGGTTGCGTATATGGCTGCAAGAATGATGGGGAGAGATTTGGTTTCTTTTGCCATGCAGCCCTTGAATTTTTACAACAAAGTGGATTTCATCCT GATATTATCCATTGCCATGATTGGTCTAGTGCTCCAGTTGCATGGTTGTTTAAGGACCATTATATGCATTATGGTCTTAGTAAATCCCGGGTAGTCTTCACCATTCATAATCTTGAATTTGGGGCAAACAACATTGGGAAAGCTATGGCATATTCTGACAAGGCTACAACT GTATCTCCCACATATTCAAGGGAGATTTCAGGAAATCCTTTAATTGCTTCTCATCTCCACAAGTTCcatggcatcctaaatggaaTTGACCCTGATATATGGGACCCTTATAATGATACATACATTCCT GTACCTTATACTTCCGAGAATGTTGTTGAAGGAAAAAGAGCTGCCAAGGAGGCTTTGCAACAAAGGCTTGGTTTGAAAAAGGCTGATCTTCCTCTGGTAGGAATAATTACTCGCTTGACACATCAAAAGGGAATCCATCTCATCAAGCATGCAATTTGGCGCACCTTAGAGCGCGGTGGGCAG GTTGTATTGCTTGGTTCAGCTCCAGATCCCCGTGTCCAGAATGATTTTGTGAATTTGGCCAACCACTTGCATTCTAGTCACCATGACCGTGCTCGCCTTTGTTTGACTTATGATGAGCCTCTTTCGCACTTG ATATATGCGGGTGCTGATTTCATTCTAGTCCCATCTATTTTTGAGCCTTGTGGACTGACCCAGCTTACTGCTATGAGATATGGTTCAATAGCTGTTGTTCGAAAAACTGGAG GGCTTTTCGACACTGTGTTTGATGTTGACCATGACAAAGAAAGAGCCAAAGCACAAGGTCTTGAACCAAATGGATTTAACTTTGATGGAGCTGACCCTGCTGGTGTTGATTATGCTCTAAATAG GGCAATCTCTGCCTGGTACGACGGTCGGGATTGGTTTAACTCGATGTGTAAAAAGGTGATGGAGCAAGACTGGTCTTGGAATAAGCCTGCTCTCGATTACTTGGAGCTTTACCATTCAGCACGCAAGTGA